The DNA sequence TCCTTTATAAGGTGAAGACCGGGCCCATCCACGCCCCGGTGGCGGGGTACGGGGGGGTGGTCTACATCCCCACCTGGGCGGGGGAGGTGCACGCCTTTGACCTGGCGAAAAGGGACACCCTCTGGAGCTACGACCTGGAGGGGGAGGTCTGGGGAGGACTGGCGGTGGACAGGGAACGGGTCTACGCCGCGGGCTGGGGCGGGGTGGTCTACGCCCTGGACCGGCGGACGGGGGACGAGGTCTGGAGCCTGGAGGTGGGCAAGGTGACGGCGGGCCTGGTCCTGGCCCAGGGCCACCTCTACGTGGCCACCGAGGAGGGCCGCCTCCTGGCGGTGGAGGCCCAGCGGGGCCAGGTGGTCTTTGAGGCGGAGGGGCTGGGGCCGGTCCAGGTCCCTCCCTTGCCCGTGGGAGAGGAGGTCTACGTGGTCAACCTCCAGGGGCGGCTCTTCCGGTTTGGGTAGGATAAGGGGGATGAAGAGGGAGCCGGTTTCCACCGAGAAGGCCCCCCGGGCCATCGGTCCCTACAGCCAGGCGGTGAAGGCCGGGGGGTTCGTCTTCGTCTCGGGCCAGATCCCCCTGACCCCAAAAGGGGAGGTGGTGGCGGGGGGGATCCAGGCCCAGGCGGAGCGGGTGATGGAGAACCTGAAGGCGGTCCTCGAGGCGGCGGGTAGCGGCCTGGACAAGGTGGTCCAGACCACCTGCTTCCTGGCGGACATGGAGGACTTCCCCGCCTTCAACGAGGTCTACGGCCGCTACTTCTCCCCCCCTTACCCCGCCCGGGCCACGGTGGCGGTGAAGGCCCTGCCCCGGGGGGTGCGGGTAGAGGTGGCCTGCGTGGCCCTGGAGTGAGATGGACAAGGCCGAGCTCTTCGCCCGCTTCGCGGCCAAGGACCCCCGCGCCCTGGCCCGGGCTCTCACCCTGGTGGAGGCGGGCCACCCCTGGGGGGCGGAGCTTCTGAAGGCCCACCGGGGCCAGGGAAGCGCCAAGGTGGTGGGCCTCACGGGGAGCCCGGGGGCCGGGAAGAGCACCCTGACCGACCGGCTCATCGAGGAGTCCCGCAAGCGGGGGGAAAAGGTGGCGGTCCTGGCCGTGGACCCCAGCAGCCCCTTCACGGGCGGGGCCATTTTAGGGGACCGGATCCGGATGATGCGCCACCACCAGGACCCCCAGGTCTTCATCCGCTCCCTGGCCAGCCGGGGGGCCCTGGGGGGGCTGGCGGGGGCCACGGTGGCCGCCTTGGCCCTCCTGGAGGCCTTCGGGTTTGACCGGATCTACGTGGAGACCGTGGGGGTGGGCCAGAGCGAGGTGGACATCGCCCGGGTGGCCGACACCACCCTCCTCGTCCTCACCCCGGCGGCGGGGGACGCGGTCCAGGCCTTCAAGGCGGGGGTGATGGAGATCGCGGACGTCTTCGCCGTCAACAAGTTTGACCTGCCGGGGGGCGAGCGGCTCATCCTGGAGCTGAAAAGCGCCCTCGAGCTCTCCCCTCCCCGCCCCGGGGGCTGGCTTCCCCCCATCTACCCGGTGGTGGCCACCACCGGCCAGGGGGTGGAGGCGCTCTTTGAGGGCCTGGAGGCCCACCACGCCCACCTGGTGCGGCACGGCCTCCTGGAGAAGCACCGGCTGGAGAGGGCGCGGTTTGAGGTGGAAAGCGTCATCCAGGAGTGGGGCCGGAGGAGGACGCAGGAGAAGGGCGGCCAGGCCCTCATCCAGGCGGTGGCCCAGGGGAAGCTCACCCCGGAGGAGGCGGCCCTACGCCTGCTTGCGCCAGTGGCGGAGTAGGGCCTTTTGGAGCATCTCCCGCTCGTTCGCGTAGGAAAGCCGCTTCAGCGCCTCCTCCACCGGCAGGAAGAAGGCCGCCTCCACCTCGGAGAGCTGGGGCCGGGGCTCCCCTCCCCGGTAAGCCATGAGGAAGTAGTGCACCTCCTTGCTCACCGTCACCGGCACCTCGCCGTCCTTGACGGTGAAGTAGTACCGGACCTTGCCTAAGGGGGCGATCACCCCCGCCTCCACCCCCGTCTCCTCCCGCACCTCCCGGACGGCGGTCTCCGCGTAGCGCTCCCCCGGCTCCACCTGGCCCTTGGGCAGGGTCACCACCTTTCCCCCTTTCAGGGAGACCACCAGGACCTCGAGGGGATCGGGCTTAAGCACCACCCCCCCCGCGGAGACCACCCGCCTCCGGGCCACGGGACCCCTGGGTTTTTTCGTCCGCCTGGCCACACCCCACCTCAAGAAAAAAGGGGCGCCTTATGGCGCCCCCAAGGAACCCAAAAGGGGAGATCAGCGGGCGTATGCTCCTTAGAAAGGAGGTGATCCAGCCGCACCTTCCGGTACAGCTACCTTGTTACGACTTCGCCCCAGTCACGAGCCCTACCCTCGGCGCCTGCCCTTAGGCTCCCGGCGACTTCGGGTAGAACCCGCTCCCATGGCGTGACGGGCGGTGTGTACAAGGCCCGGGAACGTATTCACCGCGGCATGGCTGATCCGCGATTACTAGCGATTCCGACTTCATGCAGTCGAGTTGCAGACTGCAATCCGAACTGAGCCTACCTTTTTGCGATTCGCTCCCTGTCACCAGGTCGCATCGCTCTGTAGTAGGCATTGTAGCACGTGTGTCGCCCAGGCCGTAAGGGCCATGATGACCAGACGTCATCCCCGCCTTCCTCCCGCTTTCGCGGGCAGTCCCCCTAGAGTCCCCGGCTTCACCCGCTGGTAACTAGGGGCAGGGGTTGCGCTCGTTGCGGGACTTAACCCAACACCTCACGGCACGAGCTGACGACGGCCATGCAGCACCTGTGCTAAGGCTCCCCTCGCGGGGCACCCCAGGCTTTCACCCAGGTTCCCTAGCATGTCAAGGCCTGGTAAGGTTCTTCGCGTTGCTTCGAATTAAACCACATGCTCCACCGCTTGTGCGGGCCCCCGTCAATTCCTTTGAGTTTCAGCCTTGCGGCCGTACTCCCCAGGCGGCGCACTTAACGCGTTGGCTTCGGCCCCCAGATAACCCAGAGACCTAGTGCGCATCGTTTAGGGCGTGGACTACCCGGGTATCTAATCCGGTTTGCTCCCCACGCTTTCGCGCCTCAGCGTCACGGGTGGACCAGGTGGCTGCCTTCGCCATCGGCGTTCCTCCCGGTATCTGCGCATTTCACCGCTACTCCGGGAATTCCACCACCCTCTCCCACCGTCTAGCCCGGCCGTATCCAGCGCACCCCCGCGGTTGAGCCGCGGTCTTTAACGCCAGACGCACCAGGCCGCCTACACGCCCTTTACGCCCAGTAAATCCGGGTAACGCTCGCGCCCTCCGTATTACCGCGGCTGCTGGCACGGAGTTGGCCGGCGCTATTACCCCAGTACCGTCATCCCCCTCATCAGGGATTTCGTCCTGGGTTCAGGAGTTTACACCCCGAAGGGCTTCCTCCTCCAAGCGGCGTCGCTCCGTCAGGCTTTCGCCCATTGCGGAAGATTCCTAACTGCTGCCTCCCGTAGGAGTGGGGCCCGTGTCTCAGTGCCCCTGTGGCCGGCCATCCTCTCAGACCGGCTACCCGTCGTCGCCTTGGTAGGCCATTACCCCACCAACTAGCTGATGGGACGCGGGCCCATCCGGAAGCGGGCTCTTCACCCTTTAATCGCACCCCAAAGGGCACGACCACATGGGGGATTAGCCCGAGTTTCCCCAGGTTGTCCCCCTCTTCCAGGTAGGTCACCCACGCGTTACTCACCCGTCCGCCGCTGACCACGGAGTAAAACCCCGCAGCCCGCACGACTTGCATGTCTTAGGCACGCCGCCAGCGTTCACCCTGAGCCAGGATCAAACTCTCCAAGAAAAGAGCCACTCGCGTGGCTTTACTCGCTGCGGATTGCCCGCTGATCTCCCCTTTTCAAGGTCCCCCTGCTCAGGGTTTCCCCCTCGCAGCAAACATCATCCTACCAAGGACCTTTTTGTTTGTCAAGGCTCAAAGAGGCGGCGGCAGACTTGACCGCTATTCGTCCCTTGGTGTAGACAAGAGGACATGAAGCTCAAAGAGGCCTTGACCAAGATCCCCGACCCCCGCGCCCAAAACCGGCAGTACCCCCTCTGGGGACTCCTGGGCCTCATCCTGGTGGCCTTCCTTTGCCGCGTAGACTCCCTTCGCGGTGTCGCCCGCTTCGCCCGCGAAAACCCTGAGCTTCTCCCCCTCCTGGGCCTGCGTAAGCCCCCAGGCCACTACACCGTGACCACCATCCTGCACCGCCTGGACCCTCAGGACCTTCAGGAGGCTTTGCGCTCCGTCTTCCCGGAAGCCGATCTCGCAGCGGTCCTCGTCGCCGACGGGAAGGTCCTGAGGAACAGCCGCAAGGGGAACGCTCCCCAGGTCAAGCTGGTGGAGGTGCTCGCCCTTCACCTGCACACCACCCTGGCCCAGGCCCGGGCAGAGGGGAGGGAGAGCGAGGCCCTTCTGGAGCTCCTCGGGCGCCTTGGGGCCGAGGGGCTTGCGGGAAGGCTGGTGGTGGGGGACGCGGGCTACCTGTACCCGAAGGTCGCCCGGAAGGTGGTGGAAAAAGGGGGGACTACCTCTTCGTCCTGAAGGGCAACCAGGGGGAGCTTTTGGAGTGGACGGAGGAGGTCTTCAAGGGGATGGAAGAGAAGCGCCTTCCCGGGGAGACAGAAGCTGAGTGGCGGGGGGGGGGGGATGGAGAGGTATGGACCTATCGGGTGTGGGCTTCTCCCCACTTGCCGGAGGAGATACGGGCCTTTCCCGGGGCGAGGCAGGTGGTGCGGTTGGAGCGGGTGGTGGTGCACAAGGGGACGGGGGAGGTGCGGAGGACGCTGAGCCATGCCCTGACGAGTTTGGGGCCGGAGGTGGCGGATGCGAGGCGGCTTGGGGAGTTGCTGGTAGCCCGGTGGGGGATAGAGAACGGTTCCTTCTGGGTGCGGGACGTGCTCTTCAAGGAAGATGCCTGCCAGGTGCGCAGGGTGGGGGCACAGGTGTTGGCGGTGCTTCGGGCCTTTCTGGTGTCGCTGTTGCACCGGGAGGGGATTAGGCAAAAGAAGGCGGCCCTAGAGGCTTTCTCCTTCCATCCCCTCTCCGCCCTCAGGTTCCTGGGGCTTTATGCGTCATAGCGGTCAAGTCTGGAGGCGGCGGATCTCCTCAATGAAGCGCTCCACCGAGTCAAACTCGCGGTAGACGGAGGCGAAGCGGATATAGGCCACCTGGTCCAGCTCCTTCAGGAAGGCCATGGCCTTGAGGCCGATCTCCTCGGAGGTGACCTCGGGCCCCGTGACCTGGTCCTCAAAGGTGTAGGCGAAGCGCCGGAGGACCTCGGGGTCCACCGGCCGCTTCTCGCAGGCCAGGAGGAGGCCCCTAAGGAGCTTGTCCGGGTTGAAGGGCTCCCGGCGCCCGTCCCGCTTCACCACCATGAGGGGCTCGAGCTGGGCCCGCTCGTAGGTGGTGAAGCGGCGGCTGCAGGCGGGGCACTCCCGGCGGCGGCGGATGGCCGCCCCCTCGTCCGAGGGCCTCGAGTCCACCACCCGGGTGTCCGGGTGTCCGCAAAAGGGGCACTTCATGGCAGCTCCCTCAGGAGGTCGTAAAGCTCCGGAGGGGTGGGGGGCTCGGGCAGGTAGACCTCCAGCACCACCCCCCGGATGCCCTCCGAGACCATGGAGCCCAGGCCCAAGGCCGCCCGCACCAAAGCCTGGTCGTGCTCCTCCCCCGCGGGGTCCCGGCTCGGCACCAGGCCGTTCACCCGCACGCCGGGGAAGGTCCGGCTCGCCCCCTCAATCAGGCCCTCCACCGCCTTGCGCACCGCCAGGACGTGGGGCTCCGTCCGGGCCAAGGGCGGCAGGACCAGGGTCACGAACCCGTCCCCCGCCAGGTGCCTCAGCCCCTGCTGGAGGACGTAGAGGCTGGACTTGACGTCCTGGGTGACCAGGTCGTAGAACTCCCCTTCCAGAAGCTCCACGAAGGGGGTCTTGCTCTCCGCGGAGGTCACGTGGACGATCCCGTCCAAAAGGCCAAAGAGCTCGTCCACCTTCTCAAAGGTGGTGGTGACGTCCAGCCCCACGGACATATCCCCCCGGATGGGGATGGCGGTGGCCCCCAGGGCCTCCACCTCGGAGGCCACCCCGGCGGCGAGCTCCACCTCCGGGTCCACCACCACCACCGTGGCCCCGTTGCGGCCGTATCCGTGGGCGATGGCCCGGCCGTACCCGCGGCCCGCCCCCGTCACCATCACCACCCTGCCCTCGAGGCCCAGCAAATCCCTCGGCATCAGGCCCATTGTACGCTATAAGCATGGCCAGGCTAAAAATCGCTCAGGGGGACATCACGGAGTTTGAGGGCGACGCCATCGTCAACGCCGCCAACAACCACCTGAAGCTGGGGGCGGGGGTGGCGGGGGCGATCCTGCGCAAGGGCGGCCCCTCCATCCAGGAGGAGTGCGACCGGATCGGCAGGATCCGGGTGGGGGAGGCGGCGGTCACCGGGGCGGGGAACCTCCCTGTGCGCTACGTGATCCACGCCGCCGTCCTGGGGGACGAGCCCGCGAGCCTGGACACGGTGCGAAGGGCCACGCGAAACGCCCTGGAGAAGGCGGTGGAGCTGGGGCTCAAGACCGTGGCCTTTCCCCTTTTGGGCACCGGCGTGGGGGGGCTTCCCGTGCGGGAGGTGGCCCGGGTGATGCTGGAGGAGTTCCGGAAGGCCCCGGACACCCTCGAGGTGACCCTCTACGGCTACCGGCCGGAGGACGTGGAGGCCATCCGGTCGGCGCTCTGAGTGGGCTCCGAAGACCCTCCGGCAGGCGGCACGGCGAAGGCCTCCTGAAGGAGGGCCAGGTCCTTCTCGTCCACGGCCCCATCCCCGTTCCGGTCCGCCGCAAGCCCCTCCCCCTTCTTCCCGAAGCTCTGGGCGAGGTCCAATAGGGCCTTGAACCCCAGGCCCCGCTCCGGCAGGGGCTGGCCCAGGGGCTTCCCCTCCTTGTCGTAAAAGACCGCCTTCAGGGGGAGCTGGGGCCGGGTGGGCTTGGCCGCGCGCAGGGTGAGCCGGAAGACCTCGGCCCCCTTCAGGGGGCGGGCGAAGGCGGCCTCGAGGCGCACCCCCTCCCCCTCCCGGCGGTAGAGGAGGTAGACCCCGGGGGCGGGCTTAAGGCTGGAGAGGTCGGCCTCCAGGTCCTTGAGCGTAAGCTCCGCCTGGAAGCCCAGGGCCTCCCGGCCCTCGAGGCGGGCCAGGAGGATGAACTCCCCCTCCACCTCCGCCGGGGGCAGGACCAGGACCAGCCGGGGGGGCGGGGGGTCCTGGACGGTGAGGGTGAGCTTCTGGGCGCGGCTGTTCTTGGCCCCGTCCTCCACGGTGAGGACCAGGGAGAAGCTCCCCTTCTCCTTGGGGACGCCCGAGAAGCGCCCCCCCTGGAAGGAGAGGCCCTGGGGGAGGCGGCCCTCCAGGGTGTAGGTGTAGGGCCGCACCCCGCCTTCCGCGGCCACCTGGGCCCCGTAGGCCTCCCCCAGGTAGGCCGGGGGAAGGGTGGCCGAGACCCGCAAAGGCTCGGTCAGGGAAAGGTCCTGGCTCCCGCAGGCGGCGAGGAGGAGGGCCAGGAGGAGAAGCCTCCGCATGCCCCTAGCCTAGCCCCAAGCCTCCGGATCCCGCAAGGTATAGTGAGGGGCATGGTGAAGCCCGACTGGTGGATCCGGGAGATGGCCAAGAAGGGCATGATCGAGCCCTTTGAGGAGCGGCTGGTGCGGGAGGGGGTGGTGAGCTACGGCCTTTCCTCCTTCGGGTATGACCTCCGGGCCGCCCCCGAGTGGAAGATCTTCACCAACGTCTTCTCCACGGTGGTGGACCCGAAGAACTTTGACCCCAAAAGCTTTGTGGAGTACGAGGGGGAGGAGGTCATCATCCCCCCCAACTCCTTCGCCCTGACCCGGAGCCTGGAGTACATCCGCATGCCGGAGAACGTCATCGGGATCGCCCTGGGCAAGAGCACCTACGCCCGGTGCGGCATCGTGGCCAACGTCACGCCCCTCGAGCCCGGCTGGGAGGGGCACGTGACCCTGGAGATCTCCAACACCACCCCCCTGCCCGCCAAGGTCTACGCGGGGGAGGGGATCGTCCAGATCATCTTCCTGGAGGGCCCCAAGCCCGAGGTGACCTACCGGGACCGCCGGGGCAAGTACCAGGGCCAGCAGGGCGTCACCCTACCCAAGGTATGAGGCCTTTCCGGCGCGCTGGCGCAGGGTGGCTTTTGCTCCTTCTCCTCCTCTTCGGGTGTAAAAAGGAGGGGATGAAGCCCTTGGACTTCCTCACCGAGGCCCCCGTCCGGAGCTTCCGGGCCCCGGAGCCGGTCCTGAAGCCCGGGCTGGACTACTTCGCCGAGCTCTCCACCACCCAGGGCCGGGTGCTCATAGACCTTTTTGAAAAAGAAGCCCCCAACACGGTGAACTCCTTCGTCTTCCTGGCCCTCCACCGCTACTTTGAAGGGGTGGACTGGCACCGGGTCATCCCGGGCTTCGTGGCCCAGACCGGGGACCCCACGGGCACCGGACGGGGCGGACCCGGGTACACCTTCGGCCTGGAGATCGTCCCGGGGCTGGGGTTTGACCGGGAGGGCCGGGTGGGGATGGCCAGGACCGCCGACCCCAACAGCAACGGGAGCCAGTTCTTCATCACCTACGCTCCCGCCCCCCACCTGAGCGGCCAGTACACCGTCTTCGGCCAGGTGGTGGAGGGGATGGAGGTCCTGAGGCGGCTCGCCCCCACCGAGGGCGGGGCCAGGCCGGACCGGCTTTTGCAGGTCCGCATCCTAGTGAAGCCGGTGAAGGAATGAGGCCCGAGGGCACCCGGTTCTACCTTCCCCCCGAGGCCAGGCTCCGCCAGGAGCTTCTGGAGCGGCTGAGGAAGCTCTTCTACGCCTGGGGGTACGAGCCCGTGGAGCTTCCCGCCCTCGAGGCCCACGACCCCGCCCACCCCCTGGCCCAGAAGGCCTTCAAGCTGGTGGACCGGACCGGGGAGGTCCTGGCCCTGAGGAGCGAGTTCACCACCGCCCTGGCCCGGATGCTCCAGGCCGAGCCCCCGCCCCTCCTCCCGGTGCGCTACCAGTACGCGGGCACCCTTTGGCTCCGGGAGCGGGACCCGGAGCTGGGCCGGATGCGGGAGTACACCCAGGTGGGCCTGGAGTACGTGGGGGCCTCGGGGCCCCTGGCGGACGCGGAGGTGCTGGCCCTGGCCCTGGAGGCCCTCCGGGCCTTGGGGCTCAAAGGGGTCTTGGAGGTGGGCCTGCCCGGGGTGGTGGGGGAGGTGCTTAGGGCCACGGGCCTCCCCCCCGAGGTCCAGGCCCGGCTCCAGGCGGCCATCCACCGGAAGAACACCCCGGAGCTCCAGGCCCTGCTCCGGGACCACCCCACCCCCTGGGCCAGAACCCTCCTGGCCCTGCCCGACCTGTACGGGGAGGAGGAGGTGCTGGAGGAGGCCCTCGGCCTGGAGCTTCCCGAGAAGGCCCGGGCCGACCTTTTGGCCCTGAGGAGGACCCTGGAGGTCCTGGGGGAGCCGGTCCTTTTGGACCTGGGCATGGCCCGGCGGTTTGACTACTACACCGGCCTCTTCTTCCGGGCCTACACCGAGGGGTTCGGCCTCCCCCTCCTGGGCGGGGGGCGGTACGACGGGGTGCTCCTGGAAAGGGCGGCGGGGTTCGCCCTGGGCCTCGAGCGGGTCATGGAGGTCCTCCGCCCCCCGTGGGCGGAGGACCCCCCGGACGCCTTGGCCCTGGACCTACCTACCCTGAAAAGCCTCCAGGCCCAAGGGATGCGGGTGGAGCTGGCCTGGACCGAGGACCGGGAGGCCCTTTGCGCCTACGCCCGGCAGCGGGGCATCCGCCTGATCGGGGAGAAGGGGGAGGTGCGCCCGTGCTGACCCTGGCGCTGCCCAAGGGACGGATGTTCCAGGAGGCCTACCGGGCCCTGAAGGAGGCGGGCCTCCCCCTGCCCCCGGTGGAGGGGGAGCGGGTCCTCCTCTTCCAGGGGGAGGAGGTGGCCCTTCTGGAGCTGCGCAACAAGGACGTGCCCGTCTACGTGGACCTGGGCATCGCCGACGCGGGGGTGGTGGGGAAGGACGTCCTCTTGGACACCGACCGGGACCTCTACGAGCCCGTGGACCTGGGCTTCGGGGCCTGCCGCCTCTCCCTGATCCGCCACCCCTCCTCCACCGGCCCCATCCGGCGCATCGCCACCAAGTACCCCCGGTTCACCCAAAGGGTCGTCCGGGAGCGGGGCTGGGCGGCGGACGTGGTGGAGCTTTCCGGCAACATAGAGCTCGCCGCCCTCACCGGCCTGGCCGACGCGGTGGTGGACGTGGTCCAGACCGGGGCCACCCTGAGGGCGGCTGGGCTTTTGGAGGTGGAGGTCCTGGCCCACTCCACCGCCCGGCTCGTGGTGAACCGGCAGGCCCTGAAGCTCAAGCGGGCCCTGCTCAAGCCCCTGATCCAGCGCCTGCGCGAGCGCTCCCGCTAAACTGAGTCCCGTGCCTGAGCGTACGCCCGAGCGCATCGCCCGCATCCGCGAGGTTCTAAGCCGGAGGCAGCCGGACCTGACCGTGCTTCTGGAGAACGTCCACAAGCCCCACAACCTCTCCGCCATCCTCCGGACCTGCGACGCGGTGGGGGTCCTGCGGGCCCACGCGGTGAACCCCACCGGCGGGGTGCCCACCTTCAACGAGACCAGCGGGGGGAGCCACAAGTGGGTGGACCTCGAGGTCCATCCGGACATCCGAAGCGCCATCGCCCACCTCAAGGGCCAGGGCTTCCAGGTCCTGGCGGCCCACCTTTCCGAGGGCGCCGTGGACTACCGGGAGGCGGACTACACCCGCCCCACGGCAGTCCTCCTGGGGGCGGAGAAGTGGGGGGTGTCCGAGGAGGCGGCGGCCCTCTCCGACCTCCACATCAAAATCCCCATGATGGGGATGGTACAGAGCCTGAACGTCTCGGTGGCGGCGGCGGTGATCCTGTTTGAGGCCCAAAGGCAGAGGCTGAGGGCGGGGATGTACGAAAGGCCCCGGCTGGACCCCGAGGCCTACCAAAGGCTTTTGGAGGACTGGCTTAAGAGATAAACGCGCCCCCACGAGGGCGTCCGGAAAGCTTTTTCCCGGGGCCTGGATGGGGTGGCGCTACACGTAGGTCAGCCAGTGCTCGTACTCGGGCCGCCGTCCGGTCACGGCCTCGAGGTAGGCCTGGCGGATCCGCAGGGTGACCTCCCCCGCCACCCCCTTCCCGATGGGCCGCCAGTCCAGCATGGCCACGGGGGTGACCTCGGCGGCGGTCCCGGTGATGAACATCTCGTCGGCCATGTAGAGCTGGTCCCGGGTGGCCCGCACCACCTGGACCTCGTAGCCCAGGTCCTTGGCGATCCGGATCACCGAGTCGCGGGTGATGCCCTCGAGGTTCACCGAGTGCTCAATAGCGTAGACCACGCCGCCTCGGACGAAGAAGACGTTCTCCCCGCTCCCCTCGGCCACGTACCCCTCCTCGTCCAGGAGCAAGGCCTCGTCCGCCCCGGCGCTCACCGCCTCCATCTTGGCCAGGGCGGAGTTCACGTAGTTCCCCCCCACCTTGGCCTTGCCCGGCAGGACGTTGGCGGGGAAGCGGGCCCAGGAGCTGGTCACCAGCCGGGCCCCCTTCCGCACCGCCTCCTCCCCCAGGTAGGCCCCCCACTCCCAGGCGGCCACCATGACCTCGGCGGGGTTGTTGGGCAGGGGATTCACCCCGAGCGTCCGGGCCCCCATCCAGGCCAGGGGGCGGATGTAGCAGCTCTTGTAGCCGTTTTGCCGCACCACCTCCTTGATGGCCTCCGCCACCTCCTCCTTGGAGAAGGGAAGCTCCATGCGCAGGACCTTGGCGGAGTTGAAGAAGCGGTCCACGTGCTCCTGGAGCCGGAAGATGGCGGGGCCCTTGGGGGTCTCGTAGGCCCGGATCCCCTCAAACACGCTGGTCCCGTAGTGGAGGGCATGGCTTAGGACGCTGACCTTGGCCTCCTCCTGG is a window from the Thermus filiformis genome containing:
- a CDS encoding NUDIX hydrolase; translated protein: MARRTKKPRGPVARRRVVSAGGVVLKPDPLEVLVVSLKGGKVVTLPKGQVEPGERYAETAVREVREETGVEAGVIAPLGKVRYYFTVKDGEVPVTVSKEVHYFLMAYRGGEPRPQLSEVEAAFFLPVEEALKRLSYANEREMLQKALLRHWRKQA
- a CDS encoding SDR family NAD(P)-dependent oxidoreductase is translated as MPRDLLGLEGRVVMVTGAGRGYGRAIAHGYGRNGATVVVVDPEVELAAGVASEVEALGATAIPIRGDMSVGLDVTTTFEKVDELFGLLDGIVHVTSAESKTPFVELLEGEFYDLVTQDVKSSLYVLQQGLRHLAGDGFVTLVLPPLARTEPHVLAVRKAVEGLIEGASRTFPGVRVNGLVPSRDPAGEEHDQALVRAALGLGSMVSEGIRGVVLEVYLPEPPTPPELYDLLRELP
- the dcd gene encoding dCTP deaminase; the encoded protein is MVKPDWWIREMAKKGMIEPFEERLVREGVVSYGLSSFGYDLRAAPEWKIFTNVFSTVVDPKNFDPKSFVEYEGEEVIIPPNSFALTRSLEYIRMPENVIGIALGKSTYARCGIVANVTPLEPGWEGHVTLEISNTTPLPAKVYAGEGIVQIIFLEGPKPEVTYRDRRGKYQGQQGVTLPKV
- a CDS encoding RidA family protein, coding for MKREPVSTEKAPRAIGPYSQAVKAGGFVFVSGQIPLTPKGEVVAGGIQAQAERVMENLKAVLEAAGSGLDKVVQTTCFLADMEDFPAFNEVYGRYFSPPYPARATVAVKALPRGVRVEVACVALE
- the hisG gene encoding ATP phosphoribosyltransferase, giving the protein MFQEAYRALKEAGLPLPPVEGERVLLFQGEEVALLELRNKDVPVYVDLGIADAGVVGKDVLLDTDRDLYEPVDLGFGACRLSLIRHPSSTGPIRRIATKYPRFTQRVVRERGWAADVVELSGNIELAALTGLADAVVDVVQTGATLRAAGLLEVEVLAHSTARLVVNRQALKLKRALLKPLIQRLRERSR
- the nrdR gene encoding transcriptional regulator NrdR, translating into MKCPFCGHPDTRVVDSRPSDEGAAIRRRRECPACSRRFTTYERAQLEPLMVVKRDGRREPFNPDKLLRGLLLACEKRPVDPEVLRRFAYTFEDQVTGPEVTSEEIGLKAMAFLKELDQVAYIRFASVYREFDSVERFIEEIRRLQT
- a CDS encoding ATP phosphoribosyltransferase regulatory subunit, with product MRPEGTRFYLPPEARLRQELLERLRKLFYAWGYEPVELPALEAHDPAHPLAQKAFKLVDRTGEVLALRSEFTTALARMLQAEPPPLLPVRYQYAGTLWLRERDPELGRMREYTQVGLEYVGASGPLADAEVLALALEALRALGLKGVLEVGLPGVVGEVLRATGLPPEVQARLQAAIHRKNTPELQALLRDHPTPWARTLLALPDLYGEEEVLEEALGLELPEKARADLLALRRTLEVLGEPVLLDLGMARRFDYYTGLFFRAYTEGFGLPLLGGGRYDGVLLERAAGFALGLERVMEVLRPPWAEDPPDALALDLPTLKSLQAQGMRVELAWTEDREALCAYARQRGIRLIGEKGEVRPC
- a CDS encoding branched-chain amino acid transaminase — encoded protein: MSTQAQAKGGDTQIKAGLIWFNGRMVPQEEAKVSVLSHALHYGTSVFEGIRAYETPKGPAIFRLQEHVDRFFNSAKVLRMELPFSKEEVAEAIKEVVRQNGYKSCYIRPLAWMGARTLGVNPLPNNPAEVMVAAWEWGAYLGEEAVRKGARLVTSSWARFPANVLPGKAKVGGNYVNSALAKMEAVSAGADEALLLDEEGYVAEGSGENVFFVRGGVVYAIEHSVNLEGITRDSVIRIAKDLGYEVQVVRATRDQLYMADEMFITGTAAEVTPVAMLDWRPIGKGVAGEVTLRIRQAYLEAVTGRRPEYEHWLTYV
- a CDS encoding peptidylprolyl isomerase, which gives rise to MKPLDFLTEAPVRSFRAPEPVLKPGLDYFAELSTTQGRVLIDLFEKEAPNTVNSFVFLALHRYFEGVDWHRVIPGFVAQTGDPTGTGRGGPGYTFGLEIVPGLGFDREGRVGMARTADPNSNGSQFFITYAPAPHLSGQYTVFGQVVEGMEVLRRLAPTEGGARPDRLLQVRILVKPVKE
- a CDS encoding putative Ig domain-containing protein; protein product: MRRLLLLALLLAACGSQDLSLTEPLRVSATLPPAYLGEAYGAQVAAEGGVRPYTYTLEGRLPQGLSFQGGRFSGVPKEKGSFSLVLTVEDGAKNSRAQKLTLTVQDPPPPRLVLVLPPAEVEGEFILLARLEGREALGFQAELTLKDLEADLSSLKPAPGVYLLYRREGEGVRLEAAFARPLKGAEVFRLTLRAAKPTRPQLPLKAVFYDKEGKPLGQPLPERGLGFKALLDLAQSFGKKGEGLAADRNGDGAVDEKDLALLQEAFAVPPAGGSSEPTQSADRMASTSSGR
- the meaB gene encoding methylmalonyl Co-A mutase-associated GTPase MeaB, coding for MDKAELFARFAAKDPRALARALTLVEAGHPWGAELLKAHRGQGSAKVVGLTGSPGAGKSTLTDRLIEESRKRGEKVAVLAVDPSSPFTGGAILGDRIRMMRHHQDPQVFIRSLASRGALGGLAGATVAALALLEAFGFDRIYVETVGVGQSEVDIARVADTTLLVLTPAAGDAVQAFKAGVMEIADVFAVNKFDLPGGERLILELKSALELSPPRPGGWLPPIYPVVATTGQGVEALFEGLEAHHAHLVRHGLLEKHRLERARFEVESVIQEWGRRRTQEKGGQALIQAVAQGKLTPEEAALRLLAPVAE
- a CDS encoding macro domain-containing protein, encoding MARLKIAQGDITEFEGDAIVNAANNHLKLGAGVAGAILRKGGPSIQEECDRIGRIRVGEAAVTGAGNLPVRYVIHAAVLGDEPASLDTVRRATRNALEKAVELGLKTVAFPLLGTGVGGLPVREVARVMLEEFRKAPDTLEVTLYGYRPEDVEAIRSAL
- the trmH gene encoding tRNA (guanosine(18)-2'-O)-methyltransferase TrmH: MPERTPERIARIREVLSRRQPDLTVLLENVHKPHNLSAILRTCDAVGVLRAHAVNPTGGVPTFNETSGGSHKWVDLEVHPDIRSAIAHLKGQGFQVLAAHLSEGAVDYREADYTRPTAVLLGAEKWGVSEEAAALSDLHIKIPMMGMVQSLNVSVAAAVILFEAQRQRLRAGMYERPRLDPEAYQRLLEDWLKR